One stretch of Eggerthella lenta DSM 2243 DNA includes these proteins:
- a CDS encoding citrate/2-methylcitrate synthase, with amino-acid sequence MATESQIALYENFKAINTIETASYDQFDVKRGLRNADGTGVIAGLTNIANVHGYVVSDGEKVADEGMLRYRGYDVYDLLDTSVADRRFNFEEVAYLLLMGELPTQEQLDRFIAALDAERELPDGFTASMIMRDTPPDIMNMLQRTILLLYAYDADAEDRSAHHEIHTAISLISRLPRIMVLTYYAKQARYNNGSMIMHRFIPGQSTAETILSMLRPDRQFTAEEARMLDIMLCLHAEHGGGNNSTFATRVLTSSDTDPYSTYAGAIGSLKGSKHGGANHQVLAMQQEIKQNVADWSDEGQVADYLAKIVNKEAFDKTGLVYGMGHAVYTKSDPRAIICKQFAEKLAVGTEFEAEYRLLESIERLAPEVILREKGTSKDMCANIDMYSGFVYSMMGIPEDLFTPLFACARMSGWAAHRFEEIVSGKRIIRPAYKSIRSGKRDYVPMSER; translated from the coding sequence ATGGCAACTGAAAGCCAGATCGCTCTGTACGAGAACTTCAAGGCGATCAACACCATCGAAACCGCGAGCTACGACCAGTTCGACGTGAAGCGCGGCCTGCGCAACGCCGACGGCACGGGCGTCATCGCAGGTCTTACGAACATCGCCAACGTTCACGGCTACGTGGTCTCAGACGGCGAGAAGGTAGCCGACGAGGGTATGCTGCGCTATCGCGGCTACGACGTGTACGACCTGCTGGACACCAGCGTGGCCGATCGCCGCTTCAACTTCGAGGAGGTGGCGTACCTGCTGCTCATGGGCGAGCTGCCCACACAGGAGCAGCTCGACCGCTTCATCGCCGCGCTCGATGCCGAACGCGAACTGCCCGACGGCTTCACTGCCTCCATGATCATGCGCGACACCCCGCCCGACATCATGAACATGCTGCAGCGCACCATCCTGCTGCTGTACGCCTACGACGCGGACGCCGAGGATCGTTCGGCTCATCACGAGATCCACACCGCCATCTCGCTGATCTCGCGTCTGCCGCGCATCATGGTGCTGACCTACTACGCGAAGCAGGCTCGCTACAACAACGGCTCCATGATCATGCATCGCTTCATTCCCGGTCAGTCCACGGCCGAGACCATCCTGTCCATGCTGCGTCCCGATCGCCAGTTCACGGCTGAGGAAGCGCGCATGCTGGACATCATGCTGTGCCTGCATGCCGAGCATGGCGGCGGCAACAACTCCACGTTTGCCACGCGCGTGCTGACCTCGTCCGACACCGATCCGTACTCCACGTACGCCGGCGCTATCGGTTCGCTCAAGGGGTCGAAGCATGGTGGCGCGAACCATCAGGTGCTAGCTATGCAGCAGGAGATCAAGCAGAACGTAGCCGACTGGTCCGACGAGGGCCAGGTGGCCGATTACCTGGCGAAGATTGTCAACAAGGAGGCTTTCGACAAGACGGGTCTCGTGTACGGCATGGGGCATGCGGTGTACACGAAGTCCGACCCGCGCGCCATCATCTGCAAGCAGTTCGCCGAGAAGCTGGCCGTGGGCACGGAGTTCGAGGCCGAGTATCGTCTGCTGGAAAGCATCGAGCGCCTGGCGCCCGAGGTGATTCTGCGTGAAAAGGGCACCAGCAAGGACATGTGTGCGAACATCGACATGTATTCGGGCTTCGTGTACTCGATGATGGGCATTCCCGAGGATCTGTTCACGCCGCTGTTCGCGTGCGCGCGCATGTCCGGCTGGGCTGCGCACCGCTTCGAGGAGATCGTCTCCGGCAAGCGCATCATCCGTCCTGCGTACAAGTCCATTCGCAGCGGCAAGCGCGATTACGTTCCCATGAGCGAACGCTAG
- a CDS encoding FAD-dependent oxidoreductase, with the protein MGSVVLASGGALAACSPNENETGGAAKTSSQGSSYQFAKRKSDIAGMTQTETDVLVIGGGGAGLCAALSAAEQGAQVTLCEKTSVLGGATMLSSGKIPAVGTQQQMDMGENDSVDACVMDIMRPNNYSVRPDLVRTVTEQSKDIVEWTEKHGAVWTIDQALYYGQTAHRMHTTADAGKGLTDALVASMSANDAITQMLSCEMQGLVLADDSDDVVGAYGKMGKDELAILAKNTVLASSGFANNPDMLAQYCPEAVDAFKMVAPGATGEGILWAQELGANLQNMGAYQGHAFHGVDNGKTLEQGIANNGGIMVNQEGNRFANEYTGYSELSPHVIAQSDNIAYLCFTDAQVAKSAKYAEWEAEGIVMKGASSAELAAAIGTDAATLEKTITEYQAAIEKGEDKFNRSHLPESFDGPYYAVKVTGEIRHTQGGMATDLAGHVLRADKSLIKGLYAAGGCTEGFSSRGGAAYMSGNGLIQALVFGKIAGAAAATESPESATIVE; encoded by the coding sequence TTGGGATCGGTCGTGCTTGCCTCGGGAGGCGCGCTCGCCGCTTGCTCGCCCAACGAGAACGAGACCGGGGGCGCAGCAAAAACCTCGTCGCAAGGTAGCAGCTATCAATTCGCTAAGCGCAAGAGCGACATCGCCGGCATGACGCAAACCGAAACCGACGTGCTGGTCATCGGCGGAGGCGGAGCGGGCCTGTGCGCCGCGCTCAGCGCTGCCGAGCAAGGCGCGCAAGTGACATTGTGCGAGAAGACAAGCGTTCTGGGCGGAGCCACCATGCTTTCAAGCGGCAAGATTCCCGCCGTAGGCACTCAGCAGCAAATGGACATGGGCGAAAACGACAGCGTGGACGCATGCGTTATGGACATCATGCGTCCGAACAACTACAGCGTTCGACCCGACCTAGTGCGCACCGTGACCGAACAATCAAAAGACATCGTCGAGTGGACCGAGAAGCACGGCGCGGTGTGGACCATCGACCAAGCGCTGTATTACGGTCAGACTGCGCACCGCATGCATACCACCGCCGATGCCGGCAAGGGACTGACCGATGCGCTCGTCGCAAGCATGAGCGCCAACGACGCAATCACGCAGATGCTGTCATGCGAAATGCAGGGACTGGTGCTCGCGGACGATAGCGACGACGTCGTAGGCGCTTACGGCAAAATGGGCAAGGACGAGCTGGCCATCCTGGCAAAGAACACCGTCCTTGCATCGAGCGGGTTCGCCAACAACCCCGACATGCTGGCGCAATACTGCCCCGAGGCCGTTGATGCTTTCAAAATGGTGGCGCCAGGAGCTACCGGCGAAGGCATCCTCTGGGCGCAAGAGCTGGGCGCGAACCTCCAGAACATGGGCGCTTACCAAGGCCATGCGTTTCACGGAGTAGACAACGGCAAAACGCTTGAACAAGGCATTGCGAACAACGGCGGCATCATGGTGAACCAAGAAGGCAACCGCTTCGCCAACGAATACACCGGCTATTCCGAACTGTCCCCTCATGTCATAGCGCAATCCGACAACATCGCCTACCTATGCTTCACCGACGCGCAGGTAGCGAAGAGCGCGAAATACGCTGAGTGGGAAGCGGAGGGCATCGTAATGAAAGGTGCATCCAGTGCCGAGCTGGCCGCCGCCATCGGGACGGACGCCGCGACGCTGGAAAAGACGATCACAGAGTATCAGGCCGCCATCGAAAAGGGCGAGGATAAATTCAACCGATCCCATCTGCCGGAAAGCTTCGATGGCCCGTATTACGCAGTGAAGGTTACAGGCGAGATTCGCCATACGCAGGGCGGCATGGCAACCGATCTAGCAGGTCACGTGCTGCGCGCAGACAAGAGCCTGATCAAGGGATTATATGCAGCTGGCGGCTGCACCGAAGGATTCTCCTCACGCGGAGGTGCAGCCTACATGAGCGGCAACGGCCTCATTCAGGCACTCGTCTTCGGCAAGATAGCCGGAGCCGCCGCCGCAACTGAAAGCCCCGAGAGCGCAACCATCGTGGAATGA
- a CDS encoding LysR family transcriptional regulator, translated as MAKFRMDVDQKRYFCTLCSEGSITRAAQSLYLSRQGLSKSMKSLESQLGAQLFVRGKKGVELTAAGRILLRYLHEEGRLWDACVADIRSVSQTDSELVRVGLLSMYVGYSQKRGLLASFQDDPRVKIEVVDGDHDAFWKAIAEGELELAFSIKPPDDLGLPSIKLCDDGLSVLLSASDPLSRKRFIDFETDLRGKTVIQTSPCKGRLYEATFRKYGINMTLLMHDKNLMLAQVSISKGCFIIQTEYAKMLVTDQVCMRPLINAPIEMDSMLVFAPALRPMARAVARHLLAPYGKESELDAYFGI; from the coding sequence ATGGCAAAGTTTCGTATGGATGTCGATCAGAAAAGGTATTTTTGCACGCTGTGCTCGGAGGGCAGCATCACTCGAGCCGCGCAGTCGCTTTACCTTTCGCGGCAAGGTTTGTCGAAGAGCATGAAGAGCCTCGAAAGCCAACTAGGCGCGCAGCTTTTCGTCCGTGGCAAGAAGGGCGTCGAGCTGACGGCGGCGGGCAGGATCCTTCTCCGTTATCTGCACGAAGAGGGTCGGCTGTGGGATGCGTGCGTTGCCGATATCCGTTCGGTTAGCCAAACGGATTCCGAGCTGGTGCGCGTGGGTTTGCTCAGCATGTACGTGGGGTACAGCCAGAAGCGAGGGTTGCTGGCGAGCTTCCAAGATGATCCGCGCGTAAAGATCGAAGTGGTCGACGGCGACCATGATGCATTCTGGAAAGCTATAGCGGAAGGGGAGCTGGAGCTTGCGTTTTCCATAAAGCCTCCTGATGATTTGGGATTGCCCTCAATAAAGCTATGCGACGACGGTTTGTCGGTCTTGCTGTCGGCCAGCGACCCGTTGTCGCGCAAGAGGTTCATCGACTTCGAGACTGATTTGAGGGGGAAGACGGTCATCCAGACGAGCCCTTGCAAAGGCAGGCTGTACGAGGCGACGTTTCGAAAATACGGCATCAACATGACGTTGCTTATGCATGACAAGAACCTTATGTTGGCTCAGGTTTCAATCAGCAAAGGCTGCTTTATTATTCAAACCGAGTACGCAAAAATGCTGGTCACCGATCAGGTTTGCATGAGACCGCTGATCAATGCGCCCATCGAGATGGACTCTATGCTGGTGTTCGCCCCTGCGCTACGCCCTATGGCGCGTGCGGTGGCGCGTCATCTGCTAGCGCCGTACGGCAAGGAAAGCGAACTCGATGCGTATTTTGGCATATAA
- a CDS encoding nucleoside deaminase, whose translation MTDEDYMRMAIEEARRAEELDEVPIGAVVVYEPIDPGTRRPLAEPQVIARACNLRETTQDPAGHAEFIALKQAAERLGVWRLTGCTVYVTLEPCVMCAGLMHQARVDRCVYGAADPKAGALGTLYAVNADERLNHTFEAVSGVLGDECAELLRSFFARKRKKRMESK comes from the coding sequence ATGACCGATGAAGACTACATGCGCATGGCAATCGAGGAAGCGCGCCGCGCCGAAGAACTGGACGAAGTCCCCATCGGGGCCGTTGTCGTATACGAGCCCATCGATCCTGGAACGCGCCGCCCCTTGGCCGAGCCGCAGGTGATCGCGCGCGCGTGCAACCTGCGCGAGACTACGCAGGATCCGGCGGGGCATGCCGAGTTCATCGCGCTCAAGCAGGCGGCCGAGCGTTTGGGCGTGTGGCGGTTAACCGGCTGCACGGTGTACGTGACGCTGGAGCCGTGTGTGATGTGCGCGGGCCTTATGCATCAAGCGCGCGTCGACCGCTGCGTGTACGGCGCGGCCGACCCGAAGGCGGGCGCTCTCGGCACGCTGTACGCGGTCAACGCAGACGAGCGCCTCAACCACACCTTCGAAGCTGTCTCTGGCGTTCTGGGCGATGAATGCGCCGAGCTGCTGCGCAGCTTCTTCGCGCGCAAGCGCAAGAAACGAATGGAATCGAAATGA
- the ispE gene encoding 4-(cytidine 5'-diphospho)-2-C-methyl-D-erythritol kinase, translating into MTQPSKNGENAVDMLAVARIAQGVDIAGFAGPDAVKLVAPAKVNLFLDIGAKRADGYHEAVSIMHALMLHDVLRMKLAPGRGEGLSVDLSCVAREGLAMLDVPVESNIVAKAVRLLAEKLGRTADETVVACLEKHIPAEAGLGGGSSDAAAALLGAAHLWGVPADDPRIEEAARSLGADVAFFLHGGCACFTGVGDAFDHALAPMNGNVVLVKPEGGVSTAAAYRAFDEHPTAISEADREAALEAQRAADVPLRNNLVPVSEHLLPALVDIRLWASERADVQRVLMSGSGSAVFMQCATFADAGRVAAEARMRGWWARATMFGSARAAVVPNR; encoded by the coding sequence ATGACGCAACCGAGCAAGAACGGCGAAAACGCCGTAGACATGCTGGCCGTGGCTCGCATCGCGCAGGGCGTGGACATCGCGGGCTTCGCCGGCCCCGATGCCGTCAAGCTGGTGGCACCGGCGAAAGTGAATCTGTTCCTCGACATCGGCGCGAAGCGCGCGGACGGCTATCACGAGGCCGTCAGCATCATGCATGCGCTCATGCTGCACGACGTTTTACGCATGAAGCTGGCGCCGGGACGCGGAGAAGGTCTATCCGTCGATCTCTCGTGCGTTGCGCGCGAAGGGCTCGCGATGCTCGATGTGCCCGTGGAGAGCAACATCGTGGCGAAGGCCGTGCGCTTGCTGGCTGAAAAATTGGGACGCACGGCTGACGAGACGGTGGTCGCCTGCCTCGAGAAGCACATCCCCGCCGAGGCCGGTTTGGGCGGCGGCTCCTCCGACGCCGCCGCGGCGCTGCTGGGCGCTGCGCACTTGTGGGGCGTGCCTGCCGACGATCCGCGTATCGAGGAAGCAGCACGAAGCCTGGGTGCCGACGTGGCGTTCTTCCTGCATGGCGGCTGCGCTTGCTTCACGGGCGTGGGCGATGCGTTCGACCATGCCCTTGCGCCCATGAACGGCAACGTCGTGCTCGTGAAGCCCGAGGGCGGCGTGTCCACGGCTGCCGCGTACCGCGCGTTCGACGAGCATCCCACGGCCATTTCCGAGGCCGATCGCGAAGCAGCCCTCGAAGCCCAGCGCGCCGCCGACGTGCCGCTGCGCAACAACCTCGTGCCCGTTTCCGAGCACCTGCTTCCGGCGCTCGTGGACATCCGCTTGTGGGCTAGCGAGCGCGCCGACGTGCAGCGCGTGCTCATGTCGGGCAGCGGGTCGGCCGTGTTCATGCAGTGCGCCACGTTCGCCGATGCAGGTCGCGTGGCCGCCGAGGCGCGCATGCGCGGCTGGTGGGCGCGTGCTACCATGTTTGGCTCGGCGCGTGCGGCCGTGGTGCCGAACCGCTGA
- a CDS encoding LemA family protein: MSIPLIIILVIVVVLVVAVIGLYNNLVKLRNMVDNAWAQIDVQLQRRLDLIPNLVETVKGYAAHESGTLEEVTKARTAVMNAPTPEGKMQADGFLTGALKNLFAVAEAYPDLKANTNFQQLQAELSNTEDKISYMRQSFNDTVMKYNTAIQTFPAVLIAGMMGFKQRDSFDATAGAEVAPKVQF; encoded by the coding sequence ATGAGCATCCCATTGATCATCATCCTCGTCATCGTCGTCGTGCTGGTTGTGGCCGTGATCGGGCTATACAACAACCTCGTCAAGCTCCGCAACATGGTGGATAACGCCTGGGCGCAGATCGACGTGCAGTTGCAGCGCCGTCTCGACCTCATCCCGAACCTCGTCGAGACCGTCAAAGGCTATGCTGCCCACGAAAGCGGCACTCTCGAGGAGGTTACCAAGGCTCGCACCGCCGTCATGAACGCGCCTACGCCCGAAGGCAAGATGCAGGCCGACGGCTTCCTCACCGGTGCGCTGAAGAACCTGTTTGCCGTCGCGGAGGCCTACCCCGACCTCAAGGCGAACACGAACTTCCAGCAGCTTCAAGCAGAGCTGTCCAACACTGAAGACAAGATCAGCTACATGCGCCAAAGCTTCAACGACACCGTCATGAAGTACAACACTGCGATCCAGACGTTCCCTGCAGTGCTCATCGCGGGCATGATGGGCTTCAAGCAGCGCGATAGCTTCGACGCGACGGCGGGCGCGGAAGTCGCTCCCAAGGTGCAGTTCTAG
- a CDS encoding hybrid sensor histidine kinase/response regulator, with the protein MKKVSSRKHDRFGRVLDSDPVYLIAALALMALLVSFYAVLLVNMNAIDTKTEDLKEHPYAVTVAAGRAETLLMQVRTLDNRLAFARTPETVASVKTEFASIDENLRTAFRVVEQRHHGNPEKVKDLVSNYEEFSELQDRLIALSLSDADDEAVAAFLASEIDPRIDRMLEDNQAIISAAARSFDQLYKAVGKTRQDTMFTASVLMTAVMVALVLFLAVIKRKNRQERELQESLRCAMEKAQDASEAKSRFLSNVSHDIRTPLTAIMGLVDIAVEHIDERDRVKECFDKVQLSSHHLLNLVNDVLDMSKIESGQINLCCKPFDLHVVVETLGSIVRPQADSKHLTFSVLRVDVEEGLVLGDEMHVNQVLINLLGNAVKYTEPSGTVSLAVEELRGDERVEYAAQHGLSLEPTSHDGFDMCIRLIRFIVEDDGIGMSKEFMSRLFDPFEREEVPTRLSVEGTGLGLSIVKNLADLMGGTVQVQSERGRGSRFTLVLPFEACEGDACKLQLEESIEAERSDAAVSAVSCSWQHVHVLLAEDNEIIGEIAEEIIASTGATVERAWNGLDVLDLLEGAPEGRFDLVFMDIQMPGMDGLEAARLVVERYREAGRARPPIIATTANAYEEDRRRALDAGMDGFAVKPIGKSEVCHLFATFVDAKIDE; encoded by the coding sequence ATGAAGAAGGTTTCATCGCGGAAGCACGATCGATTCGGTCGCGTGCTCGATTCCGACCCGGTCTATCTTATCGCGGCGCTTGCGCTCATGGCGCTGCTCGTGTCGTTCTACGCGGTTCTGTTGGTGAATATGAACGCCATCGATACGAAAACCGAGGATCTCAAGGAACATCCCTACGCGGTCACCGTTGCGGCAGGTCGAGCCGAAACGCTGCTCATGCAAGTGCGAACGCTGGACAACCGCTTAGCGTTCGCGCGCACGCCGGAGACCGTCGCAAGCGTTAAAACGGAGTTCGCCTCCATCGACGAAAACCTGCGCACAGCGTTCAGGGTGGTTGAACAGCGCCATCACGGCAATCCCGAGAAAGTAAAGGACCTGGTAAGCAACTACGAGGAGTTCAGCGAGTTGCAGGATCGGCTTATCGCCCTCAGCTTGAGCGACGCAGACGACGAGGCGGTTGCCGCTTTTCTGGCGAGTGAAATCGACCCGCGCATCGATCGGATGCTGGAAGACAACCAGGCCATCATATCCGCCGCCGCCCGTTCTTTCGACCAGTTGTACAAGGCGGTCGGCAAAACCCGCCAGGATACCATGTTCACGGCGTCGGTGCTTATGACGGCCGTGATGGTGGCGCTGGTGCTGTTCCTCGCGGTGATCAAGCGCAAGAACCGGCAAGAGCGCGAGCTGCAGGAAAGCCTGCGGTGCGCGATGGAGAAGGCGCAGGATGCCAGCGAAGCGAAGTCGCGCTTCCTGTCGAACGTGTCGCACGACATCCGGACGCCTCTCACGGCCATCATGGGACTCGTCGATATAGCCGTCGAGCATATCGACGAGCGCGATCGCGTGAAGGAATGCTTCGACAAAGTGCAGCTGTCGTCGCATCACCTGCTCAATCTCGTGAACGACGTGCTGGATATGAGCAAAATCGAAAGCGGTCAAATCAACCTGTGCTGCAAGCCGTTCGACCTGCATGTCGTCGTGGAAACGCTCGGGTCCATCGTGCGTCCGCAAGCCGATTCGAAGCATCTGACGTTCTCGGTGTTGCGCGTCGACGTCGAAGAGGGGCTTGTGCTGGGTGACGAGATGCACGTGAACCAGGTGCTCATCAACCTGCTTGGCAACGCCGTCAAGTACACCGAGCCGAGCGGGACGGTAAGCCTTGCCGTCGAGGAGCTGAGGGGCGACGAGCGCGTGGAATATGCCGCCCAGCACGGTCTTTCGCTTGAGCCGACCAGCCATGACGGCTTCGATATGTGTATTCGCCTGATCCGCTTCATCGTGGAAGATGACGGCATAGGCATGTCGAAAGAGTTCATGTCGCGTTTGTTCGACCCGTTCGAGCGCGAGGAGGTGCCTACGCGCTTATCGGTGGAGGGGACTGGTCTGGGCTTGTCCATCGTTAAGAACCTCGCCGACCTCATGGGCGGTACCGTACAGGTGCAAAGCGAGCGAGGGCGCGGATCGCGTTTCACGTTGGTGCTGCCGTTCGAAGCTTGCGAAGGGGATGCGTGCAAACTGCAGTTGGAGGAGTCCATCGAGGCCGAGCGCTCGGATGCTGCGGTTTCGGCGGTGTCATGCTCCTGGCAGCATGTGCACGTGCTGCTTGCGGAAGACAACGAGATCATCGGCGAGATAGCGGAGGAGATCATCGCTTCGACGGGCGCCACGGTCGAGCGCGCCTGGAACGGCCTGGATGTGCTCGATCTGCTTGAAGGCGCGCCCGAAGGGCGCTTCGACCTCGTGTTCATGGATATCCAGATGCCCGGCATGGACGGCCTCGAGGCGGCGCGACTCGTTGTCGAACGCTACCGGGAAGCAGGTCGCGCACGGCCGCCTATCATCGCCACCACGGCGAACGCCTACGAGGAGGATCGCCGCCGCGCGCTCGACGCCGGGATGGACGGATTCGCCGTGAAGCCCATCGGGAAAAGCGAGGTGTGCCACCTGTTTGCGACGTTCGTCGACGCTAAGATCGACGAATAG
- a CDS encoding DUF2207 domain-containing protein, whose protein sequence is MQNMSGSQLRESFAFSRRNAVLFCAALLALACALVALAPGQAHAKSYTMPKVDIQAQVETDGALQVTEQRTFDFDGDFSAVWWAFDGLPQNASLKINGVRMANVDADGTVVGDWTTLPSEAFVLGWRESGGPGKDSYSFDAPKNSVYVFFNASDDRRIIELDYTVVNGAQAYSDIGEVYWKYVGSQWKEASDNVTMTLALPVPQGTEVVPGENVRAWGHGPLDGKVTVNADGTVTYAVPHVAAGQFAEARVAFPVKWLTNLSPESAALHQGENRLDTVLKEEKDWSDQANRTRVLSLAFVIGCGVVCVLLLAWALRAYFKYGREYQPRFTDEYWRDVPDPSIHPAAIGRLWRWDRESQDDFTATLMHLAHVGAIRIDAGSYEEPGAFGRMKTVDDYYITRLPAADNVTDPIDRQALDLLFGTLAGGADSLWFGTIKKYGEDHPQEFVDAMQGWQGALSAATNREDFFEAKGKRYQGYLIALAVVVALSGVAIWILMSNFIPLIFMIPTAIALGVIGNYMPRRSVKGNELTAKSKALRNWLTDFSSLDERPPTDVKVWGEFMVYAYLFGVADQAIKQLQTTMPQLFEYDGSMGMTYMPWWFWYTGGHTAAGSAMPSVSDMLQTSMTNTMSTAQAALSGASGNFSSGGGFGGGFSGGGGGGFGGGGGAR, encoded by the coding sequence ATGCAAAACATGAGCGGTTCGCAACTCCGCGAATCCTTCGCTTTTTCCCGACGAAACGCCGTGCTGTTTTGCGCGGCGCTCCTGGCGCTCGCATGCGCGCTTGTGGCGCTGGCTCCCGGGCAGGCTCACGCGAAATCGTACACCATGCCGAAGGTGGATATCCAGGCCCAGGTGGAAACCGACGGCGCGTTGCAAGTGACCGAGCAGCGCACGTTCGATTTCGACGGCGATTTCTCCGCGGTGTGGTGGGCCTTCGACGGGCTTCCGCAGAACGCTTCCCTCAAGATCAACGGCGTGCGTATGGCGAACGTCGATGCCGATGGCACGGTGGTGGGCGATTGGACGACGTTGCCGAGCGAGGCGTTCGTGCTCGGCTGGCGCGAATCGGGCGGGCCTGGGAAAGATTCCTACTCGTTCGACGCGCCGAAGAACAGCGTGTACGTGTTCTTCAACGCCTCCGACGACCGTCGCATCATCGAGCTCGATTATACGGTGGTCAACGGGGCGCAGGCGTATTCCGACATAGGCGAGGTGTATTGGAAATACGTGGGCTCCCAATGGAAAGAGGCTTCCGACAACGTCACCATGACGTTGGCGCTGCCCGTACCGCAGGGTACCGAGGTCGTGCCGGGAGAGAACGTGCGCGCATGGGGTCATGGACCGCTCGACGGCAAGGTGACCGTGAACGCCGACGGAACCGTGACGTATGCCGTGCCGCATGTTGCGGCAGGTCAATTCGCCGAAGCGCGCGTGGCGTTTCCGGTGAAGTGGTTAACGAACCTGTCGCCCGAAAGCGCGGCGCTGCATCAAGGGGAAAACCGTTTGGACACGGTGCTGAAAGAAGAAAAGGACTGGAGCGACCAGGCGAACCGCACTCGCGTTCTTTCGTTGGCGTTCGTCATCGGCTGCGGTGTTGTCTGCGTGCTGCTGCTCGCCTGGGCGCTGCGCGCCTACTTCAAGTACGGACGCGAATACCAGCCCCGGTTTACCGACGAGTATTGGCGCGACGTGCCTGACCCCTCCATCCATCCGGCGGCTATCGGACGCCTGTGGCGCTGGGATCGCGAGAGCCAAGACGATTTCACGGCTACGCTCATGCATCTTGCGCACGTCGGCGCCATCCGCATCGACGCGGGCAGTTACGAGGAACCCGGCGCGTTCGGGCGCATGAAGACCGTGGACGACTATTACATCACAAGGTTGCCTGCTGCCGACAACGTGACCGATCCCATCGATCGTCAGGCGTTGGATTTGCTGTTCGGCACGTTGGCCGGGGGAGCCGACTCGCTGTGGTTCGGCACTATCAAGAAGTACGGCGAAGATCATCCGCAGGAGTTTGTCGACGCGATGCAGGGCTGGCAGGGCGCGCTTTCGGCGGCGACGAACCGCGAGGATTTCTTCGAGGCGAAAGGCAAGCGATACCAGGGCTACCTCATCGCGCTTGCCGTGGTGGTCGCTTTGTCCGGTGTCGCCATTTGGATACTCATGTCGAACTTCATCCCTCTGATATTCATGATTCCCACCGCCATCGCGTTGGGCGTGATCGGGAACTACATGCCGCGTCGCAGTGTGAAGGGCAACGAGCTGACGGCCAAGAGCAAGGCGCTGCGCAACTGGCTGACCGACTTCTCGTCTCTTGACGAGCGTCCGCCCACCGACGTGAAGGTATGGGGCGAGTTCATGGTGTACGCCTACCTGTTCGGCGTGGCCGACCAGGCCATCAAGCAGCTGCAAACCACCATGCCGCAGCTGTTCGAGTACGACGGATCTATGGGCATGACGTACATGCCTTGGTGGTTCTGGTACACGGGAGGCCATACGGCTGCCGGCTCAGCGATGCCTTCGGTTAGCGACATGCTGCAAACGTCGATGACGAACACGATGTCAACGGCTCAGGCGGCGCTTTCGGGCGCTAGCGGGAACTTCTCCAGCGGCGGTGGATTCGGCGGCGGCTTCTCAGGCGGCGGCGGAGGCGGCTTCGGCGGCGGAGGCGGCGCCCGGTAA